One stretch of Cedecea neteri DNA includes these proteins:
- a CDS encoding bifunctional aspartate kinase/homoserine dehydrogenase II — translation MSVSAPAGTPVRQLHKFGGSSLADVKCYLRVAGIMTEYSRPGDMMVVSAAGSTTNQLINWLKLSQSDRLSAHQVQQTLRRYQSDLIGGLLPPDVADGLIADFIHDLERLAGLLDGKMTDAVYAEVVGHGEVWSARLMSAVLNQLGVEAAWLDARDFMRAERAAQPQVDEGRSWPLLQNLLAQHPNKRLVVTGFICSNEAGETVLLGRNGSDYSATQIGALAGVSRVTIWSDVAGVYSADPRKVKDACLLPLLRLDEASELARLAAPVLHARTLQPVSGSDIDLQLRCSYSPEQGSTRIERVLASGTGARIVTSHDDVCLIEYQVPSHQDFKLAQKELDLILKRGQVRPLSIGVHPDRNLLQLCYTSEVANSVLLLLQDAGLQGELRLREGLALVAMVGAGVCRNPLHSHRFWQQLKDHPVEFIWQSEDGISLVAVLRVGPTESLIQGLHKSLFRAEKRIGLMLFGKGNIGSRWLELFAREQEVLSARTGFEFVLAGVVDSSRSLLNYEGLDASRALAFFNDEAVQQDEESLFLWMRAHPYDDLVVLDVTASEQLADQYLDFASHGFHVISANKLAGAGNGHKYRQIRDAFEKTGRHWLYNATVGAGLPVNHTVRDLRDSGDAILAISGIFSGTLSWLFLQFDGTVPFTELVDQAWQQGLTEPDPRVDLSGKDVMRKLVILAREAGYDIEPDQVRVESLVPSGCEGGSIDHFFENGDELNEQMLQRLEAAQEMGLVLRYVARFDANGKARVGVEAVRAEHPLAALLPCDNVFAIESRWYRDNPLVIRGPGAGRDVTAGAIQSDLNRLAQLL, via the coding sequence ATGAGTGTTTCAGCACCAGCAGGGACGCCGGTTCGTCAACTGCACAAGTTTGGGGGCAGCAGTCTTGCCGATGTGAAGTGTTACCTGCGCGTGGCGGGTATCATGACCGAGTATTCCAGACCGGGTGACATGATGGTGGTTTCGGCCGCCGGCAGTACCACTAACCAGTTGATCAACTGGCTCAAGCTGAGCCAGAGCGACAGGCTTTCCGCGCATCAGGTGCAGCAAACGCTGCGCCGCTACCAGAGCGATCTTATTGGCGGCCTGCTGCCGCCGGACGTTGCCGATGGCCTGATTGCCGATTTTATCCACGACCTTGAGCGCCTTGCGGGACTGCTGGACGGCAAAATGACCGATGCCGTTTACGCAGAGGTGGTTGGGCACGGCGAGGTCTGGTCGGCACGTCTGATGTCTGCCGTCCTGAACCAACTTGGTGTTGAAGCCGCGTGGCTGGACGCCCGTGATTTTATGCGTGCTGAACGAGCTGCTCAGCCGCAGGTTGATGAGGGCCGTTCCTGGCCACTGCTGCAAAACTTGCTTGCCCAGCATCCGAATAAACGGCTGGTTGTCACGGGCTTTATTTGCAGCAACGAGGCGGGGGAAACCGTTCTGCTGGGACGTAACGGTTCTGACTACTCTGCGACGCAAATTGGCGCGCTGGCCGGCGTTTCCCGTGTCACTATCTGGAGTGACGTTGCCGGTGTATACAGCGCCGACCCGCGTAAGGTTAAAGATGCCTGCCTGCTGCCGCTCCTGCGTCTTGATGAAGCTAGCGAACTGGCTCGCCTTGCCGCCCCGGTTTTGCACGCTCGTACCTTGCAGCCCGTATCCGGGAGCGATATCGACCTTCAGCTGCGCTGCAGCTATTCGCCTGAGCAGGGCTCTACGCGAATTGAGCGCGTGCTGGCCTCCGGCACCGGCGCACGTATTGTCACCAGTCACGACGATGTCTGCCTGATCGAGTATCAGGTGCCGTCGCATCAGGACTTTAAGCTGGCGCAAAAAGAGCTGGATCTGATCCTCAAGCGTGGCCAGGTACGCCCGCTGTCGATTGGCGTACATCCTGACCGTAACCTGCTTCAGCTTTGCTACACCTCTGAAGTTGCAAACAGCGTGCTGTTGCTTCTCCAGGACGCCGGTTTGCAGGGTGAACTGCGTCTGCGGGAAGGCCTGGCACTTGTGGCGATGGTGGGGGCGGGCGTTTGTCGTAACCCGCTGCATAGCCACCGCTTCTGGCAGCAGCTAAAAGATCATCCCGTCGAGTTTATCTGGCAGTCGGAAGACGGCATTAGCCTGGTGGCCGTGCTGCGCGTTGGTCCAACGGAGAGCCTGATTCAGGGCTTACATAAGTCGCTGTTTCGTGCTGAAAAACGTATTGGCTTGATGCTATTCGGAAAAGGCAATATCGGCTCCCGCTGGCTTGAGCTTTTTGCCCGTGAGCAGGAAGTTCTCTCTGCCCGTACCGGCTTTGAGTTTGTGCTTGCCGGCGTGGTTGATAGCAGCCGTAGCCTGCTGAACTATGAAGGGCTGGATGCCAGCCGCGCGTTGGCCTTCTTCAATGACGAGGCCGTCCAGCAGGATGAAGAGTCGCTGTTCCTGTGGATGCGCGCTCACCCTTACGATGATTTAGTGGTGCTGGACGTGACCGCCAGCGAGCAGCTTGCGGATCAGTATCTCGACTTCGCCAGCCACGGCTTCCACGTGATCAGCGCCAATAAGCTGGCCGGCGCGGGAAATGGCCATAAGTATCGCCAGATTCGCGATGCGTTTGAGAAAACGGGGCGCCACTGGCTGTACAACGCGACGGTAGGTGCCGGGCTTCCGGTTAACCATACCGTGCGTGACCTGCGCGATAGCGGTGATGCCATTTTGGCTATTAGCGGTATTTTCTCCGGGACGCTCTCATGGCTGTTCCTGCAGTTTGACGGCACCGTGCCGTTTACCGAGCTGGTGGATCAAGCCTGGCAGCAGGGGCTGACCGAGCCGGATCCGCGCGTTGACCTTTCTGGTAAAGACGTGATGCGTAAGCTGGTGATCCTTGCCCGCGAAGCGGGTTATGACATCGAGCCGGATCAGGTTCGGGTGGAATCTCTGGTACCTTCAGGCTGTGAAGGTGGCTCCATCGACCACTTCTTTGAAAATGGCGATGAGCTGAACGAGCAAATGCTGCAACGGCTGGAGGCCGCGCAGGAAATGGGGCTGGTGCTGCGCTACGTGGCTCGTTTTGATGCGAACGGCAAGGCGCGCGTTGGCGTTGAAGCCGTGCGTGCAGAGCATCCGCTTGCCGCTCTGCTGCCGTGCGATAACGTCTTCGCGATTGAAAGCCGTTGGTACCGTGATAACCCGCTGGTAATTCGCGGACCTGGCGCCGGCCGCGACGTGACGGCCGGGGCAATCCAGTCTGATTTGAACCGCCTGGCACAGCTGCTGTAG
- the metB gene encoding cystathionine gamma-synthase, whose protein sequence is MTRKQATIAVRSGLNDDEQYGCVVPPIHLSSTYNFTGFNEPRAHDYSRRGNPTRDVVQRALAELEGGAGAVLTNTGMSAIHLVTTVFLKPGDLLVAPHDCYGGSYRLFDSLAKRGAYRVLFVDQNDEEALKSALAEKPKLVLVESPSNPLLRVVDIAKICAAAREAGAVSVVDNTFLSPALQNPLALGADLVLHSCTKYLNGHSDVVAGVVIAKDPATVTELAWWANNIGVTGGAFDSYLLLRGLRTLSPRMEVAQRNAQAIVEFLRQQPLVKKLYHPSLPENQGHEIAARQQKGFGAMLSFELDGDEQTLRRFLSALSLFTLAESLGGVESLISHAATMTHAGMAPEARAAAGISETLLRVSTGIEDSEDLIADLENAFRVAAEG, encoded by the coding sequence ATGACGCGTAAACAGGCAACCATAGCAGTTCGTAGCGGTTTGAATGATGACGAGCAGTACGGCTGCGTCGTTCCACCTATTCACCTGTCCAGCACCTATAACTTTACCGGCTTCAACGAGCCGCGCGCCCATGACTATTCGCGTCGCGGTAACCCAACGCGTGACGTTGTGCAGCGGGCGCTGGCGGAGCTGGAAGGCGGCGCGGGCGCGGTGTTAACCAATACCGGGATGTCGGCGATCCACCTGGTGACTACCGTATTTCTGAAGCCCGGCGACCTGCTGGTTGCGCCTCATGACTGCTATGGTGGCAGCTATCGCCTGTTTGATAGTCTTGCAAAACGTGGGGCCTATCGCGTTTTATTCGTCGATCAGAACGATGAAGAAGCTTTAAAATCTGCGCTGGCGGAAAAACCTAAGCTGGTATTGGTAGAAAGTCCAAGTAATCCATTGTTGCGCGTCGTGGATATTGCGAAAATCTGCGCCGCGGCGCGTGAAGCCGGTGCGGTTAGCGTGGTGGATAACACCTTCCTGAGCCCGGCGCTGCAAAATCCGCTGGCGCTGGGGGCTGACCTGGTCCTGCACTCGTGCACCAAATACCTTAACGGCCACTCTGATGTGGTTGCCGGCGTGGTGATTGCGAAGGATCCGGCGACTGTCACCGAGTTGGCATGGTGGGCGAATAACATTGGCGTCACCGGCGGTGCATTCGACAGCTATCTGCTGCTGCGCGGCCTGCGTACCCTGTCGCCACGTATGGAGGTGGCTCAGCGCAATGCCCAGGCAATTGTTGAGTTCCTCAGGCAGCAACCGCTGGTGAAAAAGCTGTATCATCCTTCACTGCCGGAAAATCAGGGCCACGAAATCGCCGCTCGTCAGCAAAAAGGGTTTGGCGCGATGCTGAGTTTTGAGCTGGACGGCGACGAGCAAACGCTGCGTCGTTTCCTGAGTGCCCTGTCGCTGTTTACTCTGGCGGAATCGCTGGGTGGCGTGGAAAGTTTGATTTCACACGCCGCAACCATGACCCATGCGGGCATGGCTCCGGAGGCGCGCGCCGCCGCCGGTATTTCTGAGACGCTGCTGCGCGTTTCAACAGGTATAGAAGATAGTGAAGATTTAATTGCCGATCTGGAAAATGCCTTCCGGGTCGCTGCCGAGGGGTAA
- the metJ gene encoding met regulon transcriptional regulator MetJ translates to MAEWSGEYISPYAEHGKKSEQVKKITVSIPLKVLKILTDERTRRQVNNLRHATNSELLCEAFLHAFTGQPLPNDADLRKERSDEIPEDAKVIMRELGIDPDTWEY, encoded by the coding sequence ATGGCTGAATGGAGCGGCGAATATATCAGCCCCTACGCTGAGCACGGCAAGAAGAGTGAACAAGTAAAGAAAATTACGGTTTCCATTCCTCTGAAAGTGTTGAAGATCCTCACCGACGAGCGCACGCGTCGCCAGGTGAATAACCTGCGTCATGCGACCAACAGTGAACTGCTGTGTGAAGCTTTTCTGCACGCGTTCACCGGCCAACCGCTGCCGAACGATGCTGACCTGCGTAAAGAACGCAGCGATGAGATTCCGGAAGATGCCAAGGTCATCATGCGTGAACTGGGGATCGATCCGGATACGTGGGAATATTAA
- the fucO gene encoding lactaldehyde reductase: MTNRMILNETSWFGRGAINELIPEVRRRGYRKALIVTDARLIACGTVAKVTAGLDRAGFPYKVFDGVIPNPTISVVKQGLTAFRQSEADYLIAIGGGSPQDTCKAIGIIINNPEFEDVRSLEGVAATRRACVPIMAIPTTSGTAAEVTINYVITDEEKRRKFVCVDPHDIPLVAFIDADMMDGMPAALKAATGVDALTHAIEGFITLGAWELTDILHLKAIEIIARSLRASVAGKPEAVESMALGQYIAGMGFSNVGLGLVHGMAHPLGAFYNTPHGVANAILLPHVMRYNAAFTGDKYSRIAQAMGVDVATATLEQTRDLAIRAVEALNRDVGIPAKLREAGMREADIPALAQAALEDVCTGGNPRKATFEEIVGLYRQAY; the protein is encoded by the coding sequence ATGACAAACCGCATGATATTAAATGAGACCTCGTGGTTTGGCCGGGGGGCGATTAACGAACTGATCCCGGAGGTGCGGCGTCGTGGCTATCGCAAAGCGTTAATTGTTACGGATGCGAGGCTTATAGCCTGCGGCACGGTGGCTAAGGTTACCGCCGGCCTGGATCGGGCCGGTTTTCCTTATAAGGTCTTTGATGGCGTTATCCCCAACCCGACAATCAGCGTGGTGAAGCAGGGACTGACAGCCTTCAGGCAATCGGAGGCGGATTATCTTATCGCGATTGGCGGGGGGTCGCCGCAGGACACTTGTAAAGCCATCGGGATAATCATTAATAACCCCGAATTTGAAGACGTTCGCAGCCTGGAAGGCGTAGCTGCGACTCGGCGTGCGTGCGTGCCGATTATGGCGATTCCGACCACGTCGGGTACGGCAGCAGAAGTGACTATCAACTACGTCATTACCGATGAAGAAAAGCGGCGTAAATTTGTCTGTGTTGACCCTCACGATATCCCGCTGGTTGCCTTTATTGATGCAGACATGATGGATGGAATGCCTGCTGCGCTAAAAGCGGCGACGGGTGTGGATGCGCTTACGCACGCCATCGAAGGGTTTATCACTCTGGGAGCGTGGGAGCTGACAGATATTTTACATCTTAAAGCGATTGAGATTATTGCCCGTTCGCTGCGCGCGTCCGTTGCCGGAAAACCGGAGGCGGTAGAGTCGATGGCGCTGGGGCAATATATCGCCGGGATGGGGTTTTCCAATGTAGGGCTGGGGCTGGTTCACGGCATGGCCCATCCACTGGGGGCGTTTTATAACACTCCCCACGGCGTGGCGAACGCCATTCTGCTGCCGCATGTGATGCGTTATAACGCTGCTTTTACTGGGGACAAATATTCCCGTATTGCACAGGCAATGGGTGTTGATGTGGCAACCGCTACGCTGGAGCAGACTCGAGATTTAGCGATACGGGCCGTGGAGGCACTAAACAGGGATGTGGGTATTCCCGCAAAACTACGGGAGGCTGGCATGCGTGAGGCGGATATTCCGGCACTGGCGCAGGCCGCGCTGGAAGATGTTTGTACCGGCGGTAACCCGCGAAAAGCGACCTTTGAGGAGATAGTCGGGCTTTATCGTCAGGCTTATTAA
- the fucA gene encoding L-fuculose-phosphate aldolase produces MERDSLARSIISTCLEMTRLGLNQGTAGNVSVRYRDGMLITPTGIPYETLTPSHIVYVDAGGKHEEGKIPSSEWRFHQMAYQTRPDANAVVHNHAVHCTAVSILNRPIPAIHYMIAAAGGNTIPCAPYATFGSKKLSEYVAIALKNRKAILLQHHGMIACEINLQKALWLAHEVEVLAHLYLATLAINDPVPVLSEAEIATVLEKFKTYGLRVEE; encoded by the coding sequence ATGGAAAGAGATTCACTGGCGCGCAGCATTATTTCTACCTGCCTGGAGATGACAAGGCTTGGGCTTAATCAGGGAACGGCGGGCAACGTTAGCGTGCGCTACCGGGACGGTATGCTGATAACGCCGACGGGTATTCCCTACGAAACGTTAACCCCTTCCCACATCGTTTATGTGGATGCCGGGGGCAAGCATGAAGAGGGAAAAATCCCGTCCAGCGAGTGGCGCTTCCATCAGATGGCATATCAAACCCGGCCCGATGCTAATGCCGTGGTGCATAACCACGCGGTTCACTGTACGGCCGTTTCTATTCTTAATCGCCCGATCCCGGCTATTCATTACATGATTGCCGCTGCGGGTGGGAATACGATCCCCTGCGCCCCTTACGCGACTTTCGGCTCTAAAAAGCTCTCGGAATATGTGGCGATAGCGCTGAAAAATCGTAAGGCTATCCTGCTGCAACATCACGGCATGATTGCCTGTGAAATCAACTTGCAAAAGGCGCTCTGGCTGGCGCACGAAGTGGAAGTGCTCGCCCATCTCTATCTCGCTACTTTGGCTATCAACGACCCGGTTCCCGTGCTTTCGGAGGCGGAAATTGCCACCGTGCTTGAGAAATTCAAAACCTACGGCCTGCGTGTAGAGGAGTAA
- the fucP gene encoding L-fucose:H+ symporter permease translates to MGNVSIQSQTYLVDSNEPKGSYLLPFALLCSLFFLWAVANNLNDILLPQFQQAFMLNNFQAGLIQSSFYFGYFLIPIPAGMLMKKLSYKAGIITGLLFYAIGAALFWPAAQGMNYTLFLIGLFIIAAGLGCLETAANPFVTVLGPEKTGHFRINLAQTFNSFGAIIAVVFGQGLILSHVPHQSSDVLKHMTPVQLEAYNRSLVHAVQSPYMIIVAVVVIVALLIALTRFPTIQSDTHDDDSGSLLSSVSRLLRIRHWRWSVLAQFCYVGAQTACWSYLIRYAIEEIPGTTPGFAANYLTATMVCFFIGRFTGTWLIRRQSPNKVLAIYAFISMVLCIISAVAGGHIGLIALTLCSLFMSIQYPTIFSLGIKNLGQDTKYGSSIIVMGIVGGGVVTPLMGFVSDAANNLPTAEIIPAICFAIVFIFAKFKSGATPAIAS, encoded by the coding sequence ATGGGAAACGTATCCATCCAGTCACAGACCTATCTCGTTGACAGCAATGAGCCTAAAGGAAGCTATCTCTTGCCCTTTGCTTTGCTCTGTTCATTGTTTTTCTTATGGGCCGTTGCTAACAACCTTAACGATATTCTATTGCCGCAATTCCAGCAGGCATTCATGCTAAATAATTTTCAGGCGGGGCTGATCCAGTCCTCATTCTATTTCGGCTATTTCCTGATTCCCATTCCGGCCGGAATGCTAATGAAGAAGCTCAGTTATAAAGCTGGGATCATTACCGGGCTACTATTTTATGCCATTGGCGCAGCGCTGTTCTGGCCTGCTGCACAGGGTATGAATTACACCCTCTTTCTGATCGGATTATTTATTATCGCTGCCGGACTTGGCTGTTTAGAAACCGCGGCCAATCCGTTTGTAACTGTATTAGGGCCGGAGAAAACAGGTCATTTCCGAATTAATCTGGCGCAGACTTTTAATTCCTTCGGCGCAATTATAGCCGTGGTGTTTGGGCAAGGGCTGATTCTTTCTCATGTCCCGCATCAGTCGTCTGACGTTCTTAAGCACATGACGCCGGTCCAGCTTGAGGCCTATAACCGCAGCCTGGTACACGCCGTGCAGTCTCCGTACATGATAATTGTGGCCGTGGTCGTCATCGTCGCGCTACTGATTGCCCTAACCCGCTTTCCAACAATACAGAGCGATACGCACGACGACGACAGCGGTTCGTTGCTGTCCTCGGTTTCACGCTTGCTGCGTATTCGCCACTGGCGCTGGTCCGTGCTGGCACAGTTCTGCTATGTCGGCGCACAAACGGCCTGCTGGAGCTACCTGATCCGCTATGCCATCGAGGAAATACCGGGCACCACGCCGGGTTTTGCCGCCAACTACCTTACCGCCACTATGGTTTGCTTCTTCATCGGTCGTTTCACCGGTACGTGGCTTATCCGCCGTCAGTCCCCGAATAAAGTGCTGGCGATTTACGCATTTATCTCCATGGTGCTTTGCATTATTTCTGCCGTCGCCGGAGGGCATATCGGGCTGATTGCCCTTACGCTCTGTAGCCTGTTCATGTCGATTCAGTACCCGACCATTTTTTCGCTCGGCATCAAAAACCTCGGTCAGGACACCAAATACGGCTCGTCAATTATCGTGATGGGCATTGTAGGCGGTGGAGTGGTCACCCCGTTAATGGGCTTTGTCAGCGATGCCGCCAATAACCTCCCTACCGCTGAAATCATCCCGGCGATCTGCTTCGCCATTGTTTTCATCTTTGCCAAATTCAAATCTGGGGCAACCCCGGCGATAGCCAGCTAG
- the fucI gene encoding L-fucose isomerase: MKSQQYSVKPLPKIGIRPTIDGRRLGVRESLEEQTMNMALATAHLLSERLRHPCGAPVECVIADSCIAGMAESAACEDKFSSQNVGLTITVTPCWCYGSETIDMAPDRPKAIWGFNGTERPGAVYLAAALAAHAQKGIPAFSIYGHDVQDEGDNSIPPDVEEKLLRFARAGLAVAHLKGKSYLSLGGVSMGIAGSIVDHNFFESWLGMKVQAVDMTELRRRIDQKIYDEQELELALSWADNHFRFGPDLNAEQYRRSPESSRAILRESLLMAMCIRDMMQGNQKLVQKGFVEESLGYNAIAAGFQGQRHWTDQYPNGDTAEALLNSSFDWNGVRKPFVVATENDSLNGVAMLFGHMLTGTAQVFADVRTYWSPDAVKRVTGSELTGQAEHGIIHLINSGSAALDGTCQQLDEQGKPTIKPHWQISQKEADACLKATEWYPAIHEYFRGGGFSSGFLTRGGAPFTLSRVNLIKGVGPVLQIAEGWSVELPKAMHDTLDKRTNETWPTTWFAPRLTGKGPFTDVYSVMANWGANHGVLTIGHVGADLITLASMLRIPVCMHNLPDEAIYRPSAWGAHGMDVEGQDYRACRNYGPLYKK, translated from the coding sequence ATGAAAAGCCAACAGTATTCCGTAAAACCGCTCCCGAAAATTGGTATCCGCCCGACAATAGACGGCCGACGCCTGGGCGTCCGTGAATCGCTGGAAGAACAGACCATGAACATGGCGCTGGCGACAGCCCACCTGCTGAGCGAACGGCTGCGCCATCCGTGCGGTGCGCCGGTGGAGTGCGTCATTGCCGATAGCTGCATTGCCGGAATGGCCGAGTCTGCCGCCTGTGAAGATAAGTTCAGCAGCCAAAACGTTGGGCTGACAATCACCGTCACCCCGTGCTGGTGCTATGGCAGCGAAACCATCGATATGGCCCCTGACCGCCCAAAAGCTATCTGGGGTTTTAACGGTACGGAACGCCCTGGTGCGGTTTATCTGGCTGCCGCGCTGGCGGCTCACGCTCAGAAAGGCATCCCGGCATTTTCCATTTATGGTCACGATGTGCAGGACGAAGGCGACAACAGTATTCCGCCAGATGTCGAAGAGAAACTGCTGCGTTTCGCCCGGGCGGGGCTGGCAGTGGCTCATCTGAAAGGTAAAAGCTATCTGTCGCTGGGCGGCGTTTCTATGGGGATCGCCGGATCGATTGTCGATCACAACTTCTTTGAGTCCTGGCTCGGCATGAAAGTCCAGGCCGTGGATATGACCGAGCTGCGCCGCCGTATTGATCAGAAAATTTACGACGAGCAGGAACTGGAGCTGGCGCTGAGCTGGGCAGATAACCACTTCCGCTTTGGCCCGGATCTTAACGCCGAACAGTATCGCCGCTCGCCGGAAAGCAGCCGCGCCATACTGCGGGAAAGCTTGCTAATGGCGATGTGTATTCGCGACATGATGCAGGGTAATCAGAAGCTGGTGCAAAAGGGGTTTGTCGAGGAGTCCCTGGGCTACAATGCCATCGCGGCCGGCTTCCAGGGCCAGCGGCATTGGACCGATCAATATCCCAACGGCGATACCGCCGAAGCCCTGCTCAACAGCTCCTTCGACTGGAATGGCGTGCGCAAACCGTTTGTTGTTGCCACCGAAAACGATAGCCTGAACGGCGTGGCGATGCTGTTCGGCCACATGCTGACGGGTACGGCGCAGGTCTTTGCCGACGTGCGAACCTACTGGTCGCCGGACGCGGTGAAACGCGTTACCGGCAGCGAACTGACCGGCCAGGCAGAGCACGGGATTATTCACCTGATCAACTCAGGCTCTGCGGCGCTGGACGGCACATGCCAGCAGCTGGATGAGCAGGGCAAACCGACAATAAAACCGCACTGGCAAATCAGTCAGAAAGAAGCGGATGCCTGCCTGAAAGCGACAGAGTGGTACCCGGCAATTCATGAATACTTCCGCGGGGGTGGCTTCTCGTCGGGCTTCCTGACCCGCGGCGGCGCGCCGTTCACCCTGTCCCGCGTCAACCTCATCAAAGGCGTTGGTCCGGTGCTGCAAATCGCCGAAGGCTGGAGCGTGGAGCTACCAAAAGCGATGCACGACACGCTGGATAAACGCACCAACGAAACCTGGCCAACGACCTGGTTTGCGCCACGTCTTACGGGCAAAGGCCCTTTTACCGATGTTTATTCTGTGATGGCGAACTGGGGCGCGAACCACGGCGTGCTGACTATCGGCCACGTCGGGGCGGATTTAATTACCCTGGCGTCAATGCTGCGTATTCCGGTTTGTATGCATAACCTGCCGGACGAGGCAATTTATCGCCCTTCCGCGTGGGGCGCGCACGGTATGGATGTCGAAGGCCAGGATTATCGCGCCTGCCGGAACTATGGCCCGCTTTATAAAAAATAA
- the fucK gene encoding L-fuculokinase → MNHDVVIVLDCGATNVRAIAVDTKGTVVARASTPNASQPGAEHSDWQIWSLDDILQRFTFCCRQIIPRLHGYAVRALTVTTFGVDGALVDSKGELVYPIISWKCPRTTAVMEKIDRYITSGELQTISGIGQFSFNTLYKLIWLKENRPELLEKAYAWLFISSLINQKLTGEFTTDRTMAGTSQLLDVRSGTFSDTILQRTGLPKRLFPRMVSAGEFIGNLLPGIAGRLGLPAGVPVISAGHDTQFALFGSGAELDQPVLSSGTWEILMVRTPHVNTSLLPRFTGSTCELDSCQQLFNPGLQWLASGVLEWIRQLYWRDDTLPDVYRQMIDEASDIPPGSEGLRMNCRMLESQTTAGWQGMRLSTSRGHFYRSALEGLCWQLQQNLAVLEKIGDFKAKSLLLVGGGSRNALWNQIKADVLNLPVNVLRDAETTVLGAAMFAWSGVKYYASPELARQQVEYRYQTWYPGEQSVDYRALSGCNNKALEGA, encoded by the coding sequence ATGAATCATGATGTGGTGATTGTTCTGGACTGCGGCGCAACCAACGTTCGCGCCATCGCCGTGGATACTAAAGGCACGGTCGTCGCCAGAGCCTCAACCCCAAATGCCAGCCAGCCCGGCGCCGAACATAGCGACTGGCAAATCTGGTCGCTCGACGACATTTTGCAGCGCTTCACTTTTTGCTGCCGCCAGATTATCCCCCGGCTTCACGGCTACGCCGTTCGCGCGCTTACCGTAACGACATTCGGCGTGGACGGAGCCCTGGTGGACAGCAAGGGTGAACTGGTTTATCCGATTATCAGCTGGAAATGCCCAAGAACGACTGCCGTGATGGAGAAGATCGATCGCTACATCACGTCAGGCGAGCTGCAAACCATTTCAGGCATTGGCCAGTTCAGTTTCAACACGCTCTATAAACTTATCTGGTTAAAAGAAAATCGCCCCGAACTGCTGGAAAAAGCATATGCCTGGCTGTTCATTTCATCGCTGATTAACCAAAAGCTGACCGGTGAATTCACTACAGACCGCACGATGGCGGGTACAAGCCAGCTGCTGGATGTACGTAGCGGGACGTTCAGCGACACCATTCTCCAGCGAACCGGCCTGCCGAAGAGGCTGTTTCCGCGAATGGTTTCGGCGGGGGAGTTTATTGGCAACTTGCTACCGGGTATCGCAGGGAGGCTGGGGCTTCCCGCAGGCGTGCCCGTTATTTCAGCCGGGCACGATACTCAGTTCGCCCTGTTTGGCTCCGGCGCTGAGCTGGACCAGCCGGTGTTATCGTCCGGCACCTGGGAAATATTAATGGTGCGAACTCCGCACGTGAATACTTCCCTGCTACCTCGTTTTACCGGCTCAACCTGCGAGCTGGACAGCTGCCAGCAGCTGTTTAACCCGGGGCTACAGTGGCTGGCTTCCGGCGTACTGGAGTGGATTCGCCAGCTTTACTGGCGTGATGACACGCTGCCTGATGTTTACCGACAGATGATAGACGAAGCCAGCGACATACCGCCGGGTTCAGAAGGCCTGCGCATGAACTGCCGAATGCTGGAAAGCCAAACGACTGCGGGCTGGCAAGGTATGCGGTTGAGCACCAGCCGCGGCCATTTTTATCGTTCTGCGCTCGAAGGTCTCTGCTGGCAGCTCCAGCAAAACCTGGCCGTGCTGGAAAAGATAGGCGACTTTAAAGCCAAATCGCTTCTGCTGGTAGGCGGCGGTAGCCGCAATGCCCTGTGGAATCAAATCAAGGCAGACGTGCTTAATCTCCCCGTCAACGTACTGCGTGATGCAGAAACTACCGTGCTCGGCGCGGCGATGTTCGCCTGGAGCGGCGTGAAGTATTACGCCTCGCCGGAGCTGGCTCGTCAGCAGGTCGAATATCGCTATCAAACCTGGTATCCCGGCGAGCAAAGCGTGGACTACCGCGCCCTGTCCGGATGCAACAATAAGGCTTTAGAAGGAGCATAA